GAAATCTATCTCGACCCGGCCAGCGCCACCCGCATTCAACAGGACCTGGGGGCCGACATCATCATGGCCTTCGACGAGTGCATCCCCTACCCTTGCGACAAGGCGTACGCCGAGCAATCCACGAAAAAGACCATCCGCTGGCTCAAGGAGTGCCGTAACGCCATGACCGACAACGGCCAGGCCCTGTTCGGCATCGTCCAGGGGAGCGTGTACGAGGATCTGCGGGCCATGTGCGCCCGGGAGATGCGCAAGCTGGACCTGCCCGGCTATGCCATTGGCGGCGTCAGTGTCGGCGAAGGATTGGAACTGCTCAAAAAAGTGGTGGGCTGGACGGCGCCGCATCTGCCGGAAAACAAGCCGCGTTACCTGATGGGAGTCGGCCTCCCGGAAGACATCCTGGAGAGTGTCGAGCGAGGTGTCGACATGTTCGACTGCGTCATCCCCACCCGCTACGCCCGTAGCGCGACACTCTTCACCCGGCGGGGCAAGATCCGTCTCACCAACAAGAACTACAAACGGGATTTTTTCCCCATTGACCCCAGCTGCGACTGCTACACCTGCCGGCATTTCACCCGCGCTTACCTTCACCACCTGTTTGTGGCCAACGAGGTGCTTTCGGCGATCTTGTCCGCCCTGCACAACATCCACTTCTACCTGACCATGATGGCCGAGATCAGGGAGGCGATCGCCAATGACCGGTTCATGGAATACAAGGGTCGGTTTCTTGGGGAATACCTGGGGAATGAACGGAAGTAAAACGCCTGCCGACACCCGTTATTTTCCTGATGCTGGAGGATGGAGGGGTAGCAGCTCGATAGCGATGGCTCTGTGCACACAGATCGCAGAGGGTGCGTTGGCAGGGTGAGGCGTT
The genomic region above belongs to Oryzomonas sagensis and contains:
- the tgt gene encoding tRNA guanosine(34) transglycosylase Tgt — its product is MLFQLIKKDKHCAARLGLITTSRGEIPTPIFMPVATHGAMKPLTPAQIEETGARIILSNTYHLHLQPGEGLVKKAGGLHKFMSWDKPILTDSGGFQVFSLPNKRITEDGVFFKHEVTGEEIYLDPASATRIQQDLGADIIMAFDECIPYPCDKAYAEQSTKKTIRWLKECRNAMTDNGQALFGIVQGSVYEDLRAMCAREMRKLDLPGYAIGGVSVGEGLELLKKVVGWTAPHLPENKPRYLMGVGLPEDILESVERGVDMFDCVIPTRYARSATLFTRRGKIRLTNKNYKRDFFPIDPSCDCYTCRHFTRAYLHHLFVANEVLSAILSALHNIHFYLTMMAEIREAIANDRFMEYKGRFLGEYLGNERK